From one Desulfobaculum xiamenense genomic stretch:
- a CDS encoding bifunctional acetate--CoA ligase family protein/GNAT family N-acetyltransferase, whose product MNLTNLHTMFRPTSVAVIGATDEPGTPGAVILRNLQACKFIGPIIPVHETLTEVAGLPVYREIDTLPLTPDLAIICSEPETVPDYVLQLGHRGVAGAVILGTGFAALPSDVRKMLEGAILSAARRTDLRILGVGSMGFICPGVGINASLAHTDAKPGRIAFVTQSDSLFTTVLDWANMRNIGFSYFISLGTKLDFGFGTILDFLNSDPNTRAVLLYVEDIERARQFMSAARATARNKPVVVIKAGRTAEAAREMARFKDGPLGQDAVYDAAFRRAGMLRVYDTDALFDSVETIARSKPFKGERLAIVVNGMSPGLITMDRFIEGGGVLAELVPDTREKLGELLADEPMPGCNAEGCIGNPVNIAPNAPPERYAEALRILLKAPDVDAVLVMHFPSALVDGREVAQAVAEVARRAKRLVLTSWVGGGNAEAAREVFNEESIPVYSTPDKAVRAYLNLVHYRRNQDMLVETPASLPSSYQPDTATARRVLHNALDAGRDRLTVPEAMDILAAYQIPVVDTRLAATAEGAVEAANELGYPVAIKVLSPDLRCKSKAGGVALDLDTPEAVADAAAAVMHRVCLAQPDCCTAGFIVQRMGRRPRAHELFIQMGTDPIFGPYIRFGQGGSESEIIGDAAVTLPPLNMALAKELISRTFVSRLLQGHADRPPADIEALCQTLNKVSQLIVDLPEIVSLEINPLFADEQGVLALDADVEIAEAEVTGPERLAIRPYPRELEECIQLPNGMHVTLRPIRPEDEPAHWDFLSRLSIEDIRYRFFGLIRELPRSEMIRLTQIDYDREMAFIASLESEDGPNETLGVVRGMTKPDNSAMEFAIIVRSDIKRQSLGKTLMRKLIGYARTRGTRAIIGEALMENAAMAALAGSVGFTVTKSYDDDVYKFRMDLDESQD is encoded by the coding sequence ATGAACCTGACCAATCTGCACACCATGTTCCGGCCCACGTCCGTGGCAGTCATCGGCGCGACTGACGAGCCGGGAACGCCGGGCGCGGTCATACTGCGCAATCTTCAGGCCTGCAAGTTCATCGGCCCCATCATTCCCGTGCACGAAACGCTCACGGAGGTGGCCGGTCTGCCCGTGTACCGCGAGATCGACACTCTGCCGCTCACGCCGGACCTCGCCATCATCTGCTCCGAACCGGAGACCGTGCCGGACTACGTGCTCCAGCTCGGGCACCGTGGCGTGGCCGGAGCGGTCATCCTCGGCACGGGCTTCGCCGCTCTGCCGTCCGACGTCCGCAAGATGCTGGAGGGCGCCATCCTCAGCGCCGCGCGGCGCACGGATCTGCGCATCCTCGGCGTGGGCAGCATGGGCTTCATCTGCCCCGGCGTGGGCATCAACGCCAGCCTCGCCCACACCGACGCCAAGCCCGGACGCATCGCCTTCGTCACCCAGTCCGATTCCCTGTTCACCACGGTGCTCGACTGGGCCAATATGCGAAACATCGGCTTTTCCTACTTCATCTCCCTCGGCACCAAGCTCGACTTCGGCTTCGGCACCATCCTCGATTTCCTCAACTCGGACCCCAACACCCGCGCGGTGCTGCTCTACGTGGAGGACATCGAACGCGCCCGGCAGTTCATGTCCGCCGCCCGCGCCACGGCCCGCAACAAGCCCGTCGTCGTCATCAAGGCCGGGCGCACCGCAGAGGCCGCCCGCGAGATGGCCCGCTTCAAGGACGGCCCCCTCGGGCAGGACGCCGTATACGACGCCGCCTTCCGCCGCGCGGGCATGCTGCGCGTCTACGATACCGACGCCCTCTTCGACAGCGTCGAGACCATCGCCCGCTCCAAGCCGTTCAAGGGCGAGCGGCTCGCCATCGTCGTCAACGGCATGAGCCCCGGCCTCATCACCATGGACCGCTTCATCGAGGGTGGCGGCGTGCTGGCTGAACTGGTCCCCGACACCCGCGAAAAACTCGGCGAACTCCTCGCCGACGAACCCATGCCCGGCTGCAACGCGGAGGGCTGCATCGGCAACCCGGTCAACATCGCGCCAAACGCCCCGCCGGAGCGCTACGCCGAGGCCCTGCGCATTCTGCTCAAGGCCCCGGACGTGGACGCCGTACTCGTCATGCATTTTCCCTCGGCCCTCGTGGACGGCCGCGAAGTGGCGCAGGCCGTGGCCGAGGTGGCCCGCCGCGCCAAGCGCCTCGTGCTCACCAGTTGGGTCGGCGGCGGCAACGCCGAGGCGGCCCGCGAGGTCTTCAACGAGGAAAGCATCCCGGTCTACTCCACGCCGGACAAGGCCGTGCGTGCCTATCTGAACCTCGTCCACTACCGGCGAAATCAGGACATGCTGGTGGAGACCCCGGCCTCGCTGCCGTCGTCCTACCAGCCGGACACCGCCACCGCCCGCCGCGTGCTGCACAACGCCCTCGACGCCGGGCGCGACAGACTCACCGTGCCCGAGGCCATGGACATCCTCGCCGCCTACCAGATTCCCGTCGTGGACACGCGCCTTGCCGCCACCGCCGAGGGGGCCGTGGAAGCCGCCAACGAGCTGGGCTATCCCGTGGCCATCAAGGTGCTGTCCCCGGACCTGCGCTGCAAGTCCAAGGCTGGCGGCGTGGCGCTGGACCTCGACACCCCGGAGGCCGTGGCCGACGCCGCAGCGGCCGTCATGCACCGCGTATGCCTCGCCCAGCCGGACTGCTGCACCGCGGGCTTCATCGTCCAGCGCATGGGACGCAGGCCCCGCGCCCACGAACTGTTCATCCAGATGGGCACGGACCCCATCTTCGGGCCCTACATCCGCTTTGGGCAGGGCGGCTCCGAATCCGAAATCATCGGCGACGCCGCCGTCACCCTGCCCCCGCTGAACATGGCGCTGGCCAAGGAGCTCATCTCCCGGACCTTCGTCTCGCGGCTCCTGCAGGGCCACGCCGACCGCCCACCGGCGGACATCGAGGCACTCTGCCAGACCCTCAACAAGGTCTCGCAGCTCATCGTGGACCTCCCCGAGATCGTGAGCCTCGAAATCAACCCCCTGTTCGCCGACGAGCAGGGCGTGCTGGCCCTCGATGCGGACGTCGAGATCGCCGAGGCCGAAGTCACCGGCCCGGAACGCCTCGCCATCCGCCCCTACCCACGCGAACTGGAAGAGTGCATCCAGCTGCCAAACGGCATGCACGTCACCCTGCGGCCCATCCGCCCCGAGGACGAGCCCGCCCACTGGGATTTCCTCTCCCGCCTGTCCATCGAGGACATCCGCTACCGCTTCTTCGGACTCATCCGCGAACTGCCGCGCTCCGAAATGATCCGCCTCACCCAGATCGACTACGACCGCGAAATGGCCTTCATCGCCTCCCTCGAATCCGAGGACGGCCCCAACGAAACCCTCGGCGTGGTGCGCGGCATGACCAAGCCCGACAACTCGGCCATGGAATTCGCCATCATCGTGCGCTCCGACATCAAGCGCCAGAGCCTCGGCAAGACACTCATGCGAAAGCTCATCGGCTACGCGCGCACGCGCGGAACCCGCGCCATCATCGGCGAGGCGCTCATGGAAAACGCCGCAATGGCCGCACTGGCAGGCTCCGTCGGCTTCACCGTCACCAAAAGCTACGACGACGACGTCTACAAGTTCCGCATGGACCTCGACGAATCGCAGGACTAG
- the acs gene encoding acetate--CoA ligase codes for MTEQERIQSMLQEKRLFMPPTEGRETAWVGDKAAYQELYRRSMEDPEGFWMERTRELVSWFKEPEKALEWDFHNPSIKWFQGGTLNVSYNCLDRHLTDGRRNKAAIIWQGEPDEDVRVYTYQMLFTEVNRFANVLRKMGVKRGDRVALYLPMIPELAIAMLACSRIGATHSIVFAGFSAMSLQNRIQDCEAKVLVTADAVLRAGRTIALKPNADEALTGCPSVERCVVVRRAGNDIPMVEGRDSWWHDEMAADDIRHFCEPEHMEAEDTLFILYTSGSTGKPKGVVHTTGGYLTYTASTMQYVFDMHDNDVYWCTADIGWITGHSYIVYGPLCLGGTSLMFEGVPSYPAPDRFWQIVEKFGVNIFYTAPTVIRALMREGVEWTQKHDISSLRILGSVGEPINPEAWMWYHQNVGKGQLPIVDTWWQTETGGILISAMPYATALKPGSATRALPGVDAAIVDSEGRELGPNEGGHLVIRKPWPGMLRGVFGDPERFKSTYFGRFPGMYESGDGARVDEDGYFWVMGRLDDVINVSGHRMGTAEIESALVAHPAVAEAAVVGMPHDIKGESIYAYVTLTADVEESKELIGELRAWVRKEIGPIASPEVIQFADGLPKTRSGKIMRRVLRKIAAGITDEFGDTSTLADPGVISDLLDGRRDLLG; via the coding sequence ATGACAGAACAGGAAAGAATTCAAAGCATGTTGCAGGAAAAGCGGCTTTTCATGCCCCCGACCGAAGGTCGCGAGACGGCATGGGTGGGCGACAAGGCCGCCTATCAGGAGCTGTACCGCCGGTCCATGGAGGACCCGGAAGGGTTCTGGATGGAGCGCACCCGCGAGTTGGTGAGTTGGTTCAAGGAGCCGGAAAAGGCTCTCGAATGGGATTTCCACAATCCGAGCATCAAGTGGTTTCAGGGCGGCACGCTCAACGTGTCCTACAACTGCCTTGACCGCCACCTGACGGACGGCCGCCGCAACAAGGCCGCCATCATCTGGCAGGGCGAGCCGGACGAGGACGTGCGCGTGTACACCTACCAGATGCTGTTCACCGAGGTGAACCGCTTCGCCAATGTGCTGCGCAAGATGGGCGTGAAGAGGGGCGACCGCGTTGCCCTGTACCTGCCCATGATCCCCGAACTGGCCATCGCCATGCTCGCCTGCTCCCGCATCGGAGCGACGCATTCCATCGTCTTTGCGGGATTCTCGGCCATGAGCCTGCAGAACCGCATTCAGGACTGCGAGGCCAAGGTGCTCGTCACCGCCGACGCCGTTCTGCGCGCGGGCCGCACCATTGCGCTCAAACCCAACGCCGACGAGGCTCTCACCGGTTGCCCCAGCGTGGAGCGCTGCGTGGTCGTTCGCCGCGCCGGTAACGACATCCCCATGGTCGAGGGACGCGATAGCTGGTGGCACGACGAAATGGCCGCCGACGACATCCGTCACTTCTGCGAGCCCGAGCACATGGAGGCCGAGGATACGCTGTTCATCCTCTACACCTCTGGCTCCACCGGCAAGCCCAAGGGCGTGGTGCACACCACGGGCGGCTACCTCACCTACACCGCCAGCACCATGCAGTACGTTTTCGACATGCACGACAACGACGTGTACTGGTGCACTGCCGACATCGGCTGGATCACCGGCCACAGCTACATCGTGTACGGTCCGCTGTGCCTCGGCGGCACCTCGCTCATGTTCGAGGGCGTGCCGAGCTATCCAGCGCCGGACCGCTTCTGGCAGATCGTCGAGAAGTTCGGCGTCAACATCTTCTACACCGCGCCCACCGTCATCCGCGCCCTCATGCGCGAAGGCGTGGAGTGGACGCAGAAGCACGACATCTCGTCCCTGCGCATCCTCGGTTCCGTGGGCGAGCCGATCAATCCCGAGGCGTGGATGTGGTACCACCAGAACGTCGGCAAGGGCCAGCTGCCCATCGTCGATACCTGGTGGCAGACCGAAACCGGCGGCATTCTTATTTCGGCCATGCCCTACGCCACGGCGCTCAAGCCCGGCTCGGCCACGCGTGCGCTGCCCGGCGTCGATGCCGCCATCGTGGACTCCGAAGGTCGCGAGCTTGGCCCGAACGAGGGCGGTCACCTCGTGATCCGCAAGCCCTGGCCCGGCATGCTGCGCGGCGTGTTCGGCGATCCCGAGCGTTTCAAGAGCACCTACTTCGGTCGCTTCCCCGGCATGTACGAGTCCGGCGACGGCGCTCGTGTGGACGAGGACGGCTACTTCTGGGTCATGGGCCGACTGGATGACGTGATCAACGTCTCCGGCCACCGCATGGGCACCGCAGAGATCGAATCTGCCCTCGTGGCGCATCCCGCCGTGGCCGAGGCCGCGGTCGTGGGCATGCCGCACGACATCAAGGGCGAGTCCATCTACGCCTACGTCACGCTGACCGCCGACGTCGAGGAGTCCAAGGAACTCATCGGCGAGCTGCGCGCATGGGTGCGCAAGGAGATCGGTCCCATCGCCTCGCCCGAGGTCATCCAGTTCGCCGACGGCCTGCCCAAGACCCGAAGCGGCAAGATCATGCGTCGCGTTCTGCGCAAGATCGCGGCGGGCATCACCGACGAGTTCGGCGACACCTCGACCCTCGCCGATCCTGGCGTGATTTCCGACCTGCTCGACGGCCGCAGGGATCTGCTCGGCTAG
- a CDS encoding ABC transporter substrate-binding protein translates to MGKKLLASVIGLMLTAMLAGGAIASEKVYVNGIDFGFPPFGFVDKHGEPTGFDVEAVNWIADKMGFKVRHQPMDWDGIIPALNAGKIDFIASGMSATAERAKVVNFTKPYFRVTQVLVVRGDNTQNLDEILTSGKTVAVQRGTNTVKYLEELAARPGMNFKVAKYDSTDLSMQDLPIGRIDGSAMDSTIAYEMMKGQDYRIAGVFDAESEDYCYAVRKADAELLDKLNKGLDLLKADPYWEELKAKWNIH, encoded by the coding sequence ATGGGTAAGAAACTTCTCGCATCCGTCATTGGCCTGATGCTGACCGCAATGCTTGCAGGCGGCGCCATCGCTTCCGAGAAGGTCTACGTCAACGGCATCGATTTCGGCTTCCCGCCTTTCGGTTTTGTGGACAAGCATGGTGAGCCCACCGGCTTCGACGTCGAAGCCGTCAACTGGATCGCCGACAAGATGGGCTTTAAGGTTCGCCATCAGCCCATGGATTGGGATGGCATCATCCCCGCCCTCAACGCCGGCAAGATCGACTTCATCGCCTCCGGCATGAGCGCCACTGCCGAGCGCGCCAAGGTCGTCAACTTCACCAAGCCCTACTTCCGCGTGACGCAGGTGCTCGTGGTTCGTGGCGACAACACCCAGAACCTCGACGAAATCCTCACCTCCGGCAAGACCGTTGCCGTGCAGCGCGGAACCAACACCGTCAAGTATCTTGAGGAGCTGGCCGCCCGTCCTGGCATGAATTTCAAGGTCGCCAAGTACGACTCCACGGACCTGTCCATGCAGGATCTGCCCATCGGCCGCATCGACGGCTCCGCCATGGACAGCACCATCGCCTACGAGATGATGAAGGGACAGGACTACAGGATCGCCGGCGTGTTCGACGCCGAGAGCGAAGACTACTGCTACGCTGTGCGCAAGGCCGATGCCGAGCTGCTCGACAAGCTCAACAAGGGCCTCGATCTGCTCAAGGCCGATCCCTACTGGGAAGAGCTGAAGGCCAAGTGGAACATCCACTAG
- a CDS encoding amino acid ABC transporter permease produces the protein MDFTKAFAAIMDALPYLLSGIWWTAALVAGAMLLGLCMGIPMAVGQVYGSPRVRRLVGFYVWLFRGVPILVMLYLFYFGILAFLTDVFPALRVIGLDSAFAAAAIVLGLTSGAYQSQLFRGAILSLPPGQLKAARALGMSDSVAITSIILPQALRLAIPGWSNEYSIILKDSALAFAIGVMELMSRTRSVASTTHQPLPLALFAGVLFFVLTWVGLKALRRLEDKVRIPGYTREGSF, from the coding sequence ATGGATTTCACCAAAGCATTCGCGGCGATCATGGATGCGCTGCCCTATCTGCTGTCCGGCATCTGGTGGACAGCGGCTCTCGTGGCCGGAGCCATGCTCCTCGGCCTGTGCATGGGCATCCCCATGGCCGTCGGGCAGGTCTACGGTTCGCCACGCGTGCGCCGTCTCGTCGGCTTCTACGTGTGGCTGTTTCGGGGCGTGCCCATTCTGGTGATGCTGTACCTTTTCTATTTCGGCATCCTCGCCTTCCTGACCGATGTGTTTCCCGCTCTGCGGGTCATCGGGCTGGACAGCGCCTTTGCTGCGGCGGCCATCGTGCTGGGGCTCACCAGCGGTGCCTACCAGTCGCAGCTGTTCCGGGGTGCCATCCTCTCGCTGCCGCCCGGCCAGCTCAAGGCCGCTCGCGCCCTCGGCATGAGCGATTCCGTGGCCATCACCAGCATCATTCTGCCTCAGGCCCTGCGGCTGGCCATTCCCGGCTGGTCCAACGAATATTCCATCATCCTCAAGGACTCCGCGCTGGCCTTCGCCATCGGCGTCATGGAACTCATGTCGCGCACGCGGTCCGTGGCCTCCACCACGCACCAGCCCCTGCCGCTCGCCCTGTTTGCGGGTGTGCTGTTTTTCGTGCTGACGTGGGTCGGGCTCAAGGCCCTGCGCCGTCTTGAGGATAAAGTGAGAATTCCGGGGTACACCCGGGAGGGATCCTTCTGA
- a CDS encoding amino acid ABC transporter ATP-binding protein, producing MSDIILRVQGLNKSFGENHVLKDASLALTRGELKVLIGPSGGGKSTLLQCMNFLITPDTGRFWLDGEEVHATDRKSLYAYRQKVGMIFQDFNLFDHLTAMENVRIALVKVRHMSKREATDRAMAELERVGLAGRAGLYPAQLSGGQKQRVSIARALAMDPEVLLLDEPTSALDPELIGEVLAVIRDLAQGGMTMVMATHQITFSSQLADEFIFMQQGAIIEQGSPRELLGRGATTRTQEFCSKINELTGESL from the coding sequence ATGTCCGACATCATTCTTCGCGTTCAGGGACTCAACAAGTCCTTCGGCGAGAACCACGTGCTCAAGGACGCTTCGCTCGCGCTGACCCGTGGCGAGCTGAAAGTCCTCATCGGTCCGTCCGGCGGTGGCAAGAGCACCCTGCTCCAGTGCATGAATTTCCTCATCACCCCGGACACCGGGCGCTTCTGGCTCGACGGGGAGGAGGTGCACGCCACCGACAGAAAGTCCCTGTACGCCTATCGCCAGAAGGTGGGCATGATCTTTCAGGACTTCAACCTGTTCGACCATCTCACCGCTATGGAGAACGTTCGTATCGCCCTCGTGAAGGTGCGCCACATGTCCAAGCGCGAGGCCACCGACCGCGCCATGGCCGAGCTGGAGCGCGTGGGGCTGGCCGGACGCGCCGGACTCTACCCCGCCCAGCTTTCCGGCGGCCAGAAGCAGCGCGTGTCCATTGCCCGCGCTCTGGCCATGGACCCTGAGGTGCTGCTCCTCGACGAGCCGACCTCTGCGCTGGACCCCGAACTCATCGGCGAGGTGCTGGCCGTCATCCGCGATCTCGCGCAGGGCGGCATGACCATGGTCATGGCCACCCATCAGATCACGTTTTCCTCGCAGCTTGCAGACGAATTCATCTTCATGCAGCAGGGTGCCATCATCGAGCAGGGTTCCCCGCGCGAACTTCTGGGCCGTGGCGCGACCACCCGCACGCAGGAGTTCTGCTCCAAGATCAACGAACTGACCGGGGAGTCCCTGTAA
- a CDS encoding amino acid ABC transporter permease has translation MDEFLQFVMERIVPGLNVGLLVSLKLIIPSSALGVVFGVITGALRVYGPVPVRRFADLYVSLFRGTPLVVQLYFWYFALPYISLGGLRIVMTPMQSSIVAFALCSAAYQSEYVRMGLMSIKAGQIKAAQALGMTPMQTVVNIVLPQAVRRALPGCGNEIIYLIKYSSLASIITVNELTGMGREIAKATWRNIEVFSVVGLYYLLIVSLATWGLKRLEERTSIPGFNRARG, from the coding sequence ATGGACGAGTTCCTCCAATTCGTCATGGAACGCATCGTTCCGGGGCTGAACGTGGGACTGCTGGTCAGCCTGAAGCTGATCATCCCTTCCTCGGCTCTGGGCGTTGTGTTCGGCGTCATCACCGGCGCGCTGCGCGTCTACGGACCCGTGCCCGTGCGCAGGTTCGCGGACCTGTACGTGTCTCTCTTTCGTGGCACACCGCTGGTGGTGCAGCTCTACTTCTGGTACTTCGCGCTGCCCTATATCTCCCTTGGTGGGCTGCGCATCGTCATGACGCCCATGCAGTCGTCCATCGTGGCCTTTGCCCTGTGCAGCGCCGCGTATCAGTCCGAGTACGTGCGCATGGGGCTCATGTCCATCAAGGCTGGCCAGATCAAGGCCGCGCAGGCGCTGGGCATGACGCCCATGCAGACCGTGGTCAACATCGTCCTGCCGCAGGCCGTGCGCCGCGCGCTGCCTGGCTGCGGCAACGAGATCATCTATCTCATCAAGTACTCGTCGCTGGCCTCCATCATCACCGTCAACGAACTCACGGGTATGGGCCGCGAAATCGCCAAGGCCACCTGGCGCAACATCGAGGTCTTTTCAGTGGTGGGCCTGTACTACCTGCTCATCGTCAGCCTCGCCACGTGGGGACTCAAGCGCCTTGAGGAGCGTACCTCCATTCCCGGCTTCAACCGGGCCAGAGGCTAG
- a CDS encoding chemotaxis protein CheD, with amino-acid sequence MPATPHRLVDVFRRILASYPGLPFHNLGVGEAVASCEPSAVTTVLGSCVAVTFHCPRTRCGAIFHALLPSRGSKHSPSEYGPYRFADEGVRSMAERMKAHGCALRDLECKVFGGANALFAEKYSVAVRNAETAVAALAELGIRPCAIDVGGTRGRKLFFLTHTGEVFIRRFSGDD; translated from the coding sequence GTGCCCGCAACTCCACACAGGCTGGTCGACGTGTTCCGCAGAATCCTCGCGAGCTATCCCGGTCTTCCCTTTCACAACCTTGGCGTGGGCGAGGCCGTCGCCTCGTGCGAGCCATCGGCCGTGACCACCGTTCTCGGCTCCTGCGTGGCCGTCACCTTCCATTGCCCGCGCACGCGCTGCGGAGCCATTTTTCACGCGCTACTTCCCTCCAGAGGCTCCAAGCACTCGCCTTCGGAATACGGTCCCTATCGTTTCGCCGACGAGGGCGTGCGCAGTATGGCCGAAAGGATGAAGGCCCACGGTTGCGCCCTGCGTGATCTCGAATGCAAGGTCTTTGGCGGAGCCAACGCGCTGTTCGCGGAAAAGTATTCCGTGGCTGTGCGCAACGCGGAAACGGCCGTCGCCGCGCTGGCGGAACTCGGCATCCGGCCGTGCGCCATCGACGTCGGCGGGACGCGGGGGCGGAAGCTCTTTTTCCTTACGCACACCGGCGAGGTCTTCATCCGGCGCTTTAGCGGCGACGATTGA
- a CDS encoding DUF1992 domain-containing protein — protein sequence MSLWNIMGDVVEQRIREAQERGDFDGLEGRGRRIEFEDDSMIPEDLRMAYKILRNSGHLPPEIVADREIQRTVDLLAQCSDEKTRCLQMQKLNVLLTKMSAARGRSIELDEAYYDEVVRRVNVGRAKPGRE from the coding sequence ATGAGCTTGTGGAACATCATGGGCGACGTGGTTGAGCAGCGCATCCGCGAGGCGCAGGAGCGCGGCGATTTCGACGGCCTTGAGGGCCGGGGCAGGCGCATCGAATTCGAGGACGACTCCATGATCCCGGAGGACCTGCGCATGGCATACAAGATTCTGCGCAACTCCGGACACCTGCCGCCGGAGATCGTGGCTGATCGCGAAATCCAGCGCACGGTGGACCTGCTGGCGCAATGCTCGGACGAGAAGACGCGCTGCCTGCAAATGCAGAAGCTGAACGTGCTGCTGACGAAGATGAGCGCCGCGCGGGGCAGGTCCATCGAACTGGACGAGGCGTATTACGACGAGGTCGTACGGCGGGTGAATGTCGGACGCGCGAAGCCGGGACGGGAATAA
- the plsY gene encoding glycerol-3-phosphate 1-O-acyltransferase PlsY, whose amino-acid sequence MLSLGWIAITYLLGSIPFGLFVAKACCGVDPRLDGSRNTGATNVARLCGFKYGVMALVLDVAKGFLPVLGAAAFSQSSLFLGLVALAAVCGHVWSVFLHGKGGKAVATTVGVFLALAPWCTVIAALLLIAVVMASGFVSLGSLTLVTAMPVLLLLSGEPTLAIFAAIIAVIVFWRHRENIQRLARGEEKSWKKKA is encoded by the coding sequence ATGCTGTCACTCGGTTGGATTGCGATTACCTATCTTCTGGGATCCATCCCCTTCGGGCTGTTCGTGGCCAAGGCCTGCTGCGGCGTGGACCCGCGCCTCGACGGCAGCCGCAACACCGGGGCGACCAACGTGGCCCGCCTGTGCGGCTTCAAGTACGGCGTCATGGCCCTCGTCCTCGACGTGGCCAAAGGCTTTCTGCCCGTGCTCGGCGCGGCGGCCTTCAGCCAGTCGTCCCTCTTCCTCGGCCTCGTCGCGCTGGCCGCCGTCTGCGGCCACGTGTGGTCCGTGTTCCTGCACGGCAAGGGCGGAAAGGCCGTAGCCACCACCGTCGGCGTATTCCTCGCGCTGGCCCCGTGGTGCACCGTCATCGCCGCACTGCTCCTCATCGCCGTGGTCATGGCCTCCGGCTTCGTGTCCCTCGGCTCCCTCACGCTGGTCACCGCCATGCCGGTCCTGCTCCTCCTCTCCGGAGAGCCGACCCTCGCCATCTTCGCGGCCATCATCGCGGTCATCGTCTTCTGGCGGCACCGCGAAAACATCCAGCGCCTCGCCCGCGGCGAGGAAAAATCCTGGAAGAAAAAGGCCTAA
- a CDS encoding sodium-dependent transporter: MTSNQETWGSRAGFILAAVGSCIGLGNIWRFPYMVYENGGGAFLIPYFVAMLTAGIPLLILEFAIGHKFEGSAPRIFASISRRWEWLGWWQVMVAFVISLYYVAVIGWAISYVWFAMTQAWGTDTGTFFMNTFLNVTDSPLNFGGMNWPVFGTIVLAWGACWGILFGGVQTGIERANKIFMPLLIILVLIIMGRVLFLPGAMEGLNWLFKPDFAALTKGSVWIAAYGQIFYTLGVGFAIMVTYASYLPKDSDVNNNAVMTVFIDGGFAILAGIMIFGVLGYMAAAKGVAVNEVVSSGVGLCFVTIPQAINFLPMPKVFGTLFFTAIVVAGISSQISICEACVAAIRDKFDISRKTAVTAYCLAGFAGSAIFACDGGLLVLDVVDHFINNFGVLMTGLVEITAMAWLFNIEDLRKHINAVSDFAIGRWWVFSLKFVTPLLLGYMAIQNLVGDIAKPYGGYPTAAVTVFGWSVVAGVVLLGWLIQTVKAYDPARISK, translated from the coding sequence ATGACCTCGAATCAGGAGACGTGGGGCTCCCGCGCGGGATTCATCCTCGCTGCGGTGGGTTCCTGCATCGGCCTCGGCAACATCTGGCGCTTCCCGTACATGGTGTACGAAAACGGCGGCGGCGCGTTCCTCATTCCCTATTTCGTCGCGATGCTCACCGCGGGCATTCCGCTCCTGATCCTCGAATTCGCCATCGGGCACAAGTTCGAAGGTTCCGCACCCCGCATCTTCGCCTCCATCTCGCGCCGCTGGGAGTGGCTGGGCTGGTGGCAGGTGATGGTGGCCTTCGTCATCTCCCTGTACTACGTGGCCGTCATCGGCTGGGCCATCTCCTACGTGTGGTTCGCCATGACGCAGGCCTGGGGTACCGACACAGGCACATTCTTCATGAACACCTTCCTGAACGTCACGGACTCCCCGCTCAACTTCGGCGGCATGAACTGGCCCGTCTTCGGCACCATCGTCCTCGCGTGGGGCGCATGCTGGGGCATCCTGTTCGGCGGCGTGCAGACCGGCATCGAGCGTGCCAACAAGATCTTCATGCCCCTGCTGATCATCCTCGTGCTCATCATCATGGGCCGCGTGCTGTTCCTGCCCGGCGCCATGGAAGGCCTCAACTGGCTCTTCAAGCCCGACTTCGCCGCCCTGACCAAGGGCAGCGTGTGGATCGCCGCATACGGCCAGATCTTCTACACCCTCGGTGTGGGCTTCGCCATCATGGTCACCTACGCCAGCTACCTGCCCAAGGATTCCGACGTAAACAACAACGCCGTGATGACCGTGTTCATCGACGGCGGATTCGCCATCCTCGCGGGCATCATGATCTTCGGCGTGCTGGGCTACATGGCCGCCGCCAAGGGCGTGGCCGTGAACGAGGTCGTCAGCTCCGGCGTGGGCCTGTGCTTCGTGACCATTCCGCAGGCCATCAACTTCCTGCCCATGCCCAAGGTCTTCGGCACTCTGTTCTTCACCGCCATCGTGGTGGCTGGCATCTCCTCCCAGATCTCCATCTGCGAGGCTTGCGTCGCCGCCATCCGCGACAAGTTCGACATCTCCCGCAAGACCGCCGTCACCGCATACTGCCTGGCGGGCTTCGCCGGAAGCGCCATCTTCGCCTGCGACGGCGGCCTGCTGGTGCTTGACGTTGTCGACCACTTCATCAACAACTTCGGCGTGCTTATGACCGGCCTCGTGGAGATCACCGCCATGGCGTGGCTCTTCAACATCGAAGACCTGCGCAAGCACATCAACGCCGTGTCCGACTTTGCCATCGGCCGCTGGTGGGTGTTCAGCCTCAAGTTCGTCACCCCGCTGCTCTTGGGCTACATGGCCATCCAGAATCTCGTTGGCGACATCGCCAAGCCCTACGGCGGATACCCGACCGCTGCCGTGACCGTTTTCGGCTGGTCCGTGGTCGCGGGCGTGGTGCTCCTCGGCTGGCTCATCCAGACCGTCAAGGCCTACGATCCCGCGCGGATCTCCAAGTAG